A stretch of the Danio rerio strain Tuebingen ecotype United States chromosome 18, GRCz12tu, whole genome shotgun sequence genome encodes the following:
- the LOC141378705 gene encoding uncharacterized protein, whose protein sequence is MICFIENMLLQIHISPTNIRRVELPQRPQSVDQLKSFLSEKCQLENGDFLIQFEDLDFNNELCNLNDINELPAEKATLKLLWEEVCPSQGVAGDSNSVSSLDTASMPSCHSGDQSPESSVLRNLRSAEKWPSTFNIPTFPLDVELRLRKANEVYQQTNKPLNVSREMKSQILDKIVQAIFDIKAYPDAYEIQSVASCLVQKHPCLTEPGKRTGWDGWVMSIKFKLGNYRAKLKEAGCSELSVNCKRKSCEGMVERPYMKKPKRAEVNFLPDHPEGHTEDSLEEVRLAMINEMKKKKKDLTVIHRQMQETFSLRRKEVVEIQPLVEEIRERWPGLFLKEEICMEFSRIFNVDLLRVN, encoded by the exons ATGATTTGTTTTATAGAGAATATGTTGTTGCAGATTCACATTTCCCCTACCAACATCAGGAGGGTGGAGCTGCCTCAAAGACCTCAGTCGGTGGACCAGTTGAAGTCTTTCCTTAGTGAGAAGTGTCAATTAGAAAATGGAGATTTTCTAATACAATTTGAAGATCTGGACTTTAACAATGAACTTTGCAACTTGAATGATATCAATGAGCTGCCAGCAGAGAAGGCAACGTTAAAGCTTTTGTGGGAAGAGGTATGTCCTTCACAGGGTGTTGCAGGAGATTCCAATTCAGTGTCTTCTCTTGATACAGCAAGCATGCCAAGCTGTCACAGTGGGGATCAAAGTCCTGAATCATCTGTGTTAAGAAACCTTAGAAGTGCTGAAAAGTGGCCATCCACATTTAACATACCCACTTTTCCTCTGGATGTTGAACTCAGGCTGCGTAAAGCCAATGAGGTTTACCAGCAGACAAATAAGCCCCTAAATGTCTCAAGAGAAATGAAGTCCCAGATTCTGGACAAGATTGTGCAGGCCATATTTGATATCAAAGCCTACCCTGATGCCTATGAGATCCAGTCAGTTGCGTCTTGTCTTGTACAGAAACACCCTTGCCTTACAGAACCCGGCAAACGCACAGGTTGGGACGGATGGGTGATGAGTATTAAGTTTAAGCTTGGCAATTATCGGGCCAAACTGAAGGAGGCTGGTTGTTCTGAGTTGAGTGTTAACTGTAAAAGAAAATCTTGTGAGGGTATGGTAGAAAGGCCCTACATGAAAAAGCCTAAAAGAGCAGAGGTAAATTTTTTACCTGACCATCCTGAAGGCCACACTGAAGATTCCCTTGAGGAGGTGAGACTTGCTATGATCaatgaaatgaagaaaaaaaaaaaggatttgacAGTCATTCACCGGCAAATGCAAGAAACCTTTTCTCTTCGCCGAAAAGAAGTTGTTGAGATTCAGCCATTGGTGGAAGAAATTAGAGAGCGATGGCCTGGACTTTTTTTAAAGGAAGAG ATCTGCATGGAGTTTTCTCGAATCTTTAATGTAGATCTCCTGAGAGTCAAttga
- the nampt3.2 gene encoding nicotinamide phosphoribosyltransferase has product MDTFSETEADTVSQIDRVSIMDTFSEIDSVTHYNKHPPNTSRMYSECHKKADPTNTRRLVQRYSKYQGLAVVLDEEEDAIFRASPAFKVSKTASETNQISQIESVSVKDTFSEIDAVSQIDRVPVLDTFSETDGVSQASSASEDSGRHKEDADCNILLATDSYKVTHYNQYPPNTSKMYFECREKKANPNKPRKIRYDTTVFYGLQYVLHKYFKGLVVTLEKIQDAKEVYREHFHDDMFNEKGWNYILEKYNIHLPTEIKAVPEGSVIPRGNVLFTVENTDDECYWLTNWIETILLHIWYPITVATNSREQKKILAKYLMETSGSLDGLEYKLHDFGYRAVSSQETAGIGGSAHLVNFKGTDTMAGIRLIKKYYGTKEPVAGFSVPAAEHSTITAWGKDHEKDAFEHIVRMFPSVPVSVVSDSYDIYNASEKIWGEELRSLVEMRSADAPLVVRPDSGDPLETVLRVLEILGEMFPPLENSKGYKVLPPYIRVIQGDGIDIDSLQDILEGIKKHGWSIENISFGSGGALLQKLNRDMLSCCFKCSYAVTNGVPINVFKDPIADPTKKSKKGRLSLHRTPSDGLVTLEEGSGSLGEYGEDLLQTVFRNAKIIKTYTFDEVRENAELKESELCPSEQLPSSPSSPHCSQTRAHTQHAETGT; this is encoded by the exons ATGGACACTTTCTCTGAGACTGAGGCTGACACTGTCTCTCAGATCGATAGAGTTTCTATCATGGACACTTTCTCTGAGATTGACTCTGTCACACATTACAACAAACACCCACCCAACACAAGTAGGATGTACTCTGAGTGTCACAAGAAGGCTGACCCTACAAACACAAGAAGACTGGTTCAACGTTACTCTAAATATCAAG GACTTGCAGTTGTTCTTGATGAGGAAGAAGACGCAATATTCAGAGCGAGTCCAGCTTTCAAAG TGTCTAAGACTGCTTCTGAGACCAACCAGATTTCTCAGATTGAGAGTGTTTCTGTAAAAGACACTTTCTCTGAGATTGACGCTGTCTCTCAGATTGATAGAGTTCCTGTGTTGGACACTTTCTCTGAGACTGACGGTGTCTCTCAGGCTAGCTCTGCTTCAGAGGACTCAGGAAGGCATAAAGAAGATGCTGACTGTAACATCTTGTTAGCCACTGACTCCTACAAGGTGACACATTACAACCAATACCCGCCCAACACTAGTAAGATGTACTTTGAGTGCCGTGAGAAGAAGGCCAACCCCAACAAACCCAGGAAAATCAGATATGACACGACGGTTTTCTATGGACTTCAGTATGTTCTCCACAAGTACTTTAAAGGATTGGTCGTCACACTGGAGAAGATTCAGGATGCAAAGGAAGTGTACCGGGAACACTTTCATGATGACATGTTCAATGAGAAAGGATGGAATTACATTCTGGAGAAGTACAACATCCATCTTCCCACTGAGATCAAGGCTGTGCCAGAGGGAAGTGTAATCCCGCGTGGAAATGTGCTGTTCACTGTGGAAAACACAGATGATGAGTGCTACTGGCTGACTAACTGGATAGAGACGATTCTTCTGCACATCTGGTATCCTATCACTGTCGCGACCAACTCGCGAGAGCAAAAGAAGATTCTGGCCAAATATCTGATGGAAACCTCTGGAAGCCTGGACGGGCTTGAATATAAGCTGCACGATTTCGGTTACAGAGCAGTTTCATCTCAGGAAACAGCTGGAATCGGTGGATCTGCACACTTGGTGAACTTCAAAGGAACAGACACCATGGCTGGGATCAGACTCATCAAGAAATATTACGGCACTAAAGAGCCAGTTGCTGGTTTCTCGGTGCCAGCCGCAGAGCACAGCACGATCACAGCCTGGGGAAAGGACCACGAGAAGGACGCTTTTGAACACATTGTCAGGATGTTCCCATccgtccctgtatctgtggtcaGTGACAGCTACGACATCTACAATGCCTCCGAGAAGATCTGGGGCGAAGAACTGAGGTCTCTGGTGGAGATGCGTAGCGCAGACGCCCCGCTGGTGGTCCGACCCGATTCAGGAGACCCCCTAGAAACAGTTCTGAGAGTGCTCGAGATCCTAGGAGAGATGTTCCCTCCGCTCGAGAACTCCAAAGGCTATAAGGTGCTGCCCCCCTACATCAGAGTCATCCAGGGGGATGGCATCGACATAGACTCTTTACAGGACATCTTAGAGGGCATTAAAAAGCACGGATGGAGCATTGAGAACATCAGCTTTGGTTCAGGAGGAGCTTTGCTGCAGAAACTGAACCGAGATATGCTCAGCTGCTGCTTTAAGTGCAGTTATGCGGTGACGAATGGGGTGCCCATAAACGTCTTTAAAGACCCCATTGCAGACCCCACTAAAAAGTCAAAGAAAGGCCGGCTTTCCCTTCACAGGACACCCAGTGATGGTCTGGTGACACTGGAAGAGGGAAGCGGCAGTCTGGGGGAGTACGGAGAAGACTTGCTCCAGACTGTGTTTAGGAATGCGAAGATCATAAAGACATACACTTTCGATGAGGTCAGAGAAAATGCAGAGCTGAAGGAGAGTGAATTGTGTCCCTCTGAGCAGCTCCCATCATCCCCTTCTTCACCACACTGCTCACAGACCCgagcacacacacaacatgcagAAACAG GAACATAA